A region of the Carettochelys insculpta isolate YL-2023 chromosome 11, ASM3395843v1, whole genome shotgun sequence genome:
CTGGAAGATTGGCAGCTTTTACAACATGCAGCAATGGCTGAAGAACAGAGCTACCATCCTGAATGTCCTGAATCTCTACATCTTCTGCAAGGTTAAAGTGCTCAATTATACAATGAGAATCTGAATTTACAGCAGGGATAATATTTACATCTGTTTTCAGGTAGATGTCCCCATCAGTCACCTGTTTATTCACTAAGTCATTTAAAACCAAGCCTGAGTCAAATTTTTCCATCGCAGGCTCTTGGTAATGTAAAGGAGGTTGAGGAAAAGGAATGAGTTGTTTCTCAAACCAGTCAGGCTCCTGATCAATGAACTGGTGCATATTGCAAATGGCAACATAAAGAGACCGCCCAGATTTGCTTCTGAAGTAGTTTCTTTTGCTAATATTTACAGGGTACAACTCGGAATCCTGAAGGctcagatctctgcagtgtaaGTGAGAGTAAAGCTGAGGGAGGTTATCCATGAGCTTGTACTTTGTACTTAGATCCACAATGCCAGGAATGTCACCCTCACAGGAGTAGTCAAAGTAGACTGCAATGTACTTGCAGAGATCATCTGAATTCTGCTTTGCCTGACGCAGCTTCTCTGCAATGATAGATATGGCAAGCAGAAAGAGTTCTCCTTTCTCGGTATCTCTGTTTGTTCCCATGTGCTTCCAGTTCTTTTTTTCCACAAAGTATTTCATTCCTTTGGAACACACAATGATGATAAATTGGGATTCACTGATCTTCTGAATCAGCCACTCTTTCTGCCCTTCtttacaattttttaaatcttcccaTAAATCCAGTGCAACCTGGAAAAGAAGAGAGTATCTTGGTTGACATAAAAAGGGTAGATTGAGCAACTAAATGAAGGCTAAATATGTTGTTgtgatggggcagctgccccactctagAAAAGAAGGGGTTAAAATCTTCTGGGCTTAAGAAGCCAATTGGGAGAAGGCTTaaggcagccaatcaggggctggctgggtgtaTAAAATGGGTTGCAAGGAAGAggaaacagtctctctccagctctgTCACTTATTCACAGTTCACTACACCACAGTTCGTcatgccctgctgtgctgtgccgcACTGGGCTGCATCATCTTGAGCACATGACTCAGCCTCCTTGTGCTGTCTCAGAGCTCCATCACAACCAGATTAAGGGCACTAAAAGAACACCCAGCCTTAATTATGGCACcccaaaagaaaaacagtgaGTGATATAAACAGTGGTCAACAGgctaagaaaggaaaaaaggtgaTCCAGAAAGTCGAATTACTGGATAAACTGGCAAGGGGTCAAACTACAGCTTTTCAGCAGATAGACTGTATGGCAAGACTAACAGAGAATTTGGAACATCACATCACTATGTTCCTTTGTGAACCCACCCCTGTTAAGCCTCTGTTCCCAGAGGGATAATAGAATTCCCAGGCAACAAGTTCAAAGAACTGTTTTGGCTGATCAAGGTTGAAATTGAAGTCAATTACACAATCTTTGTTTTCCAGTTTGGCTGTTAATTTACTGCTTTTAAGTTAAACTTGCTTGTTGACTGTTAAACAGCAAGGAATTAAATGCTCTTTGCAGACAATGTGTTGTTTTTGTGTTGCAAACCCCTCCTGAATGGAGAGGCCTTCCTGTATTTTAAACAGCAATAAATGTCATTGTCCCTTTCCTTTTATAAAACAATAATCAAACTCTGTAGGCCATAGATACAGGCATcttcgtttttgttttttacattagTACCACTGATATATAGTCTGTCTTCATCTAGGTCTAGCTATCCTTCATTTTTGCTTTGTTATCAAATATTTCATAACCCTATAGGTGTTATGCAAAAAAGCTCTTGGTGATGCTGTGTTAGAGGCATAACTGAGAATAATTAATTCAGATAAGCTCATCATAGGACATTTATAACAGAAACACAATAatcaaaacaattattttaaataatgaattttGCCACTAGGGGACACACTTGCTATATAACTGAATACTCATATTTGAAGTCATTCATAATGCTACCTAGGTTTTGATCATATTAAAGTTTAACAAAAGAAATCATAAATACTTTTGGTAAACTAACAACtgttttgccttttaaaaagtgAACTATTGGTTACATTTTCATTCAGGTTGAGAAAATAACAAGAGAACTTGAACCTAGTCAATCAGACTGTGATTTTGATATTTTTCTCATATCATTGTGAATCAACgatagataaaaaaaaataaagacatgGACCTGGGCCACATTTTTATAGGTAATTAAAAATGCTGTTTGATGTTTTCATATAGCATCAAAAGAGTGAAAATTTATTGAAAAAGTCATTGAGGGTGATAAAGATTTTCAGGAGTTAATTCAAATTATCAAAGTTTTAGTGTGTACAGTGTGTGTGCTGCAGAAATCCTTCTGGACAAGATTTCTGATTGATTCAAATACACGTACATGAGACTGTGACTTCTACACCCTGGCATAAggatggggtgggcaataattttgattgGGGGCCACTCAAGAGCAGGGTAAGTGGTTAAGGACTGCACTTTTCTAGTTAAggactgcacttttctatggcgtgggtgcagggtccaggacaaacttgggtgcagaagggagcttgggctaggtgattggggtgcagaagagagtgTGGGGTGTGAAAGGGACATTTGGGtaaaggaggaggttgtgacctggggcaggggattgggatgtaGGGTCTGGGAAGGgtttgggtacaggagaggaGTCTGGCCGGGGGaatgggtacaggagggggtgcaAATTCCAAGAGGGAGCTCTGACCTGGGAGACGAGAGGTGcaaagggtttgggtggtgacttgGTGCAaggagttgggatgcaggagaaggtGGAGCCAATGGGATCttagagattgtgctgggggcagtggcagcaAACAAAGCCTCTGCTTTTCCTCGCACAGATAGGCAGCTGGGGTAGACAGCTGTTCTGAGCCCtggagctgctccctgcctgaAGGTTTCGTTGGGGCTGGCTGTGAGCTGGATTCAAAGGCTTGGAGGGCTGGATCCAACCTGGATCTTGCCTGCCCCAGTGTAAGAACTGTTTTAGGAATAATGAACTAGATTAGACAGATTACAGAGCCTCTTTGTGGCTGTAATCTACAGAAGATACAAACTCTAATAACTAGACAAGCACCTTTTGTAGATATGCTTCTGGTAGTTAATATATAAAGAGCTAAGAATGCCTGAATAAGAGTATTAGGACGGACACACATTATCTGCAATACGGTGTCTTGTGCATTATTTGATTTGCCTTTTTCTTTAAGTAGAGAAAATTCACATAGTAGATGATGCCTACGTTAGTTTTACCTAACACTAACGGAAGATACTCTGTGTAACAAAAAACAGATTTTCTGTCTAGTTGAACTCTTTTTAAGGACTAGGCTATCATGGTTTTGGAAGTAATGTTTTCCAATAAGGCAAtttcaaacattaaaaaaataagtgGTGATCTACCTCACAGCCACAGAAGTCCTGAAGGAAATAAGCAAAGCACTGAATTACATTTATGTGTTTCTGGCAGTCTTTACTGGAATAGCAGATGAAAACTTTTGGCCGGGGATGGAGCCTTTCCACACGAAGCGCTGCAGCATATGTAGAAGATTCTGAGCTCTCCTCATCTAAATGGGAATATATATTTTCtaaattggaaagaaaaaaaacacaaaaatcttCACTCTATACAAGATAAAATTGTTTATTTAATGTTGACAGACTTATTATTCTAAAAGGCTCTTCACTCAGGACAGtcctctttcccttccttccctaAATAGTAAAAGTTACATCACGTCTTCTTCCATTTCATCAGCATCTGAGTCGAAAGAAATTCTGCTTTGATAGTTACTGCCTGTGCAAAGACTTGTCTGGAAAGATTTGCTATGTGAACATTAGAAATTAGGCAATTTCACCTCCAAGTCCACATGGAAATTACCACAGTACTGGCAAAAGTGCCTCTCTTAATTTTGAAATCAGAAATCTCAAACATActtctccatggctacgtctacactagccaaaaacttcgacgaagtttactaatgaagtgctgaaatccatattcagcgcctcattagcatgcgggcagccacagcactttgaaagtgataTGGCTCGCCGCcccgcagctcgtccagatggggctccttttcgaaaggaccccacctacttcgaagtccccttattcctatgagcagataggaatgtGCAATATCTCCCTGTGGCATGCCCACATTCTGTTGTGTTCATCTCAGTTTTTGCTGGAGTTCTGCTAACATGTCATAAAGACCCAGAAGGGAAAAGGTATCAGCCTCTGCAATCTGCAGTACCCCTCATCCCCAAGATCCTGAAAGATATCATAGATCTGTGAGGCTTTGGGGCTGAAACCCCATATTCTATATGGGGGAAACCTAAGCACTCCCTGGAATCAGAGTATTGACCAATTCCTGATAAATCATTGTGACAGGTATGGCTTGAAAGTTTCACCCCAGATTCAGAGAAGGCGGAAGTGAACATAAGTCGCTTGAGCCTAAGTTAGGAAGTACTCAAAGGGAAATCTTATAAAGAGCCAAATGTAAGGAGAAGGAATAGGCCGAGATTTAAGGGGTTTTATTGTTGTCATATGAATTTTGAATAAAGTCAACCAGGAAAAGGTAGCAACTTTAGACTAAATCTAGTGCGTTCAAATTCTGTTCCACAGCAGACTGGGAATATCACCTGTGTACGTGCATCCTTCAGGGTATTACTCTCCTTTCCTTCCATTATGATTCATCAGTAAAATAATTCTGTATTGCAAGAGAAAATAGTCTAAAATATGTCATCTTCTGGATCTCTTCAGTCTCTGCATAATCTTACTATCTCTTTTATTGCTTTAACTACTAAacattcaaaacaaacaaaaaacaaagtaagTTTTCTTATCACACAACCCTTCTGGTCCTTCTGCTTGATATTGCTGTAAAGTCATAATGCATGACATGtgaccactgttccctctaatcctTTCCATCTATACCCAGATTTttaccatccatgtgcagaataaatttttatgtgcactgaggcacatgtgaatatgccccaccagtagaaacaaaaaaccctagCTGTGGCCACTCTGTTAATTGGgggagtggcatttgaatctctcttgagtggctgcacaagggcacagtttgcagggaacactgagTATGCCACAATATTTATCCAGGGTAACAAACTAACACCAAACACTGGATTTTAGGAATATGCTGCAAATTACATTAGATGCAGAGATTTAGGGGTATGTGTATTAAAAGAAAAGCTCTTATGATAAAGAAATCTATTTTAAATAAACCTATTTTCCCTTCAGATTTGCTCTGACAAGCACGGTCTCCTTCAAATGAAACAACATACCAAACAAAGACCATACCTTGTTGTTTCTTACGGCACATCACTGTGAAAAGCGTTGCAAATGCTGAGATGACAACTAAGGGAACAGTAATGGCAATCGCCCTTATTGGTCCAGCCCACGGGGaatatactttaaaaaataaagcagaaTTAGCAAGCAAGTAATGGTATCATTATCAATTTTCATCTTCATATTTGGTACTGACAACCACGGCAACACGCTAacaacaaatacattttaaatatacaaaatataCAGCTAATATCTGAGTGCCTTCCAATAACGTATTAAGTGAAGTGACTAACATCCATTACATGTTGGGGTTTTTTCTGTCTCATTCTCACCTAAGGAAAGAATTATGTATGTAGTacagttttgttttggttctacttatttttaaatatacttgCTACTATGTGCATATGTACGAGAAGGCAGATTGAAAAAATGCACCTTGAATTGGAACAAAGTTAATGAGGTTTCTGAAGGTCTTTGATGCCAGGTGTAATTTGGTCTGTGGTATCAAATGGCCCCAGAGAAAGCTCCCTCTCTTGCACAGAAAAGTTTACCCTTACTGTTTTATTATGCTTGAGGAGCAAGTTGTCACCCACAATCATTGTCCCATCACAGGATCTTTGTAACACTTGATTGTAAGGTAACGAACGTATAACTTTATTTAGTGTGTGATTTCATAAGTGCTATGTTTAGACTGCTTACATATTGGCTTTACGTTATTTCCACATTCTGCTATAAGGCTGCTTCTTGCATGTGCTTAACATATGGCCTCATCAATTTGTAAACTGATTTTTCACATTAGTGTATACAGCAAAAATTAGTTTGCAGTACGGATTCACAGTTTTACAATATTTTAATGTAAAACTATCAGTCAAAATCATTTTTATGCTTTATTTTTATCTTGCAAAATTTGCCCTTCCAATTCTTTACAAGCATAAAGTGGAAGTAAAAACCACTGCTGTACAAAAGCAgtattatttttagtaaaaaagTTCACAATGAGTCTGCCTTTAAAACCCTGGTCAAACCCCATTAGTCCTGAGTACCATTATTATTCTGGCAAATGATTTTTTACACCCATTATTGTACAAAGAccgactttaaaaagaaaattcttaCCCGGTTTTAGTGCATAGTGCATTGTTTTCCTTGTTGTATTAGTGTCATCAAccagctttaaaaaagaaaatcctcaTTTTAAATACTGGAAGAGGGACAGAAAAATCATTTTTGCAATGTGAAAAAGCCAcgggacttctctttgtttttctgaaaagCACTGCAATTACAGTAGACCTCCTGCATGCTTGCAACCCCTGCTTAAGTCAAATTGCCCAtgcaacttgggggagccaggaaagtgatgagggcaccagcccatgtcagttttctggctccagtgagtggaggagagctggggaccaggcagcaggctggctcccagctctcctccacttgcagagtcgcgaaactgagcagggctgctgccctcgtcagtttccccactcctgtcagtggcagcaggtgagagcctgactctgggctgccaccactgacaagaGAAACTGCTGC
Encoded here:
- the IL17RD gene encoding interleukin-17 receptor D; this encodes MAPWLQLSSFFCTLIACFEGHQLAGAVGGPSSRRGPVADTCGWRVLPPFSKNNGMLNITFKYDNCTPYLNSVGKHVIGDVQNITISQYACSEQVAVTILWTANLLGIEFLKGFRVVLEELKSEGRQCQQMVLKDPKQLNSGFKRTAIESQPFLTLKFETDYFVKIVPFPSIKNESNYHPFFFRTRPCELLLQPENLACKPFWKPRNLNITQQGFNMQVSFDHAPHNFGFKYYLHYKLKDEGSFKQKTCRQEQSTDITSCVLQNIAPGDYIIELVDDTNTTRKTMHYALKPVYSPWAGPIRAIAITVPLVVISAFATLFTVMCRKKQQENIYSHLDEESSESSTYAAALRVERLHPRPKVFICYSSKDCQKHINVIQCFAYFLQDFCGCEVALDLWEDLKNCKEGQKEWLIQKISESQFIIIVCSKGMKYFVEKKNWKHMGTNRDTEKGELFLLAISIIAEKLRQAKQNSDDLCKYIAVYFDYSCEGDIPGIVDLSTKYKLMDNLPQLYSHLHCRDLSLQDSELYPVNISKRNYFRSKSGRSLYVAICNMHQFIDQEPDWFEKQLIPFPQPPLHYQEPAMEKFDSGLVLNDLVNKQVTDGDIYLKTDVNIIPAVNSDSHCIIEHFNLAEDVEIQDIQDGSSVLQPLLHVVKAANLPDMPRDSGIYDSSVPSSELSLPLMEGLLTDQTETSSISESVSSSSGLGEEEPPVLTATKSLVPGIFKAELHCHIHTDELQAVAPS